The Clostridium septicum genome contains a region encoding:
- the plsX gene encoding phosphate acyltransferase PlsX, translated as MKIAIDGMGGDNAPKAVIEGLMLALKEYNGIEYYITGKAEEIEKELKNYDYDKNLVKVIDAREVISTNEHPVRALKRKKDSSICKALKLVKDKECDAVISAGSTGAFLAGCTLLVGRIKGVERPALAPIMPGKNGSFMIVDAGANVDSKPNYLVQFAHMGRIYYQEVIGTKNPTIGLVNIGAEEEKGNELTKAVHKLLKEEKDLNFVGNVEPRETSTGDVNVLVCDGFVGNTLLKMYEGVAKTLLTMIKEEILSSGFMSKIGAGLLKPVFKKLKIKFDYKEYGGAPFLGVDGICIKAHGSSDGKAFKNAIRQTKTFYDNEVLEKIKEELKNNM; from the coding sequence ATGAAAATAGCTATTGATGGTATGGGTGGAGACAATGCACCTAAAGCTGTAATAGAAGGCCTTATGTTAGCTCTTAAGGAATACAATGGTATAGAATATTATATAACAGGTAAAGCAGAAGAAATAGAAAAAGAATTAAAAAATTACGATTATGATAAAAACCTTGTAAAGGTTATAGATGCAAGAGAAGTAATATCTACAAATGAACATCCTGTTAGGGCGTTAAAAAGAAAGAAAGATTCTAGCATATGCAAGGCATTAAAGCTAGTTAAAGATAAAGAATGTGATGCAGTTATATCAGCAGGAAGTACAGGAGCATTCTTAGCTGGATGTACTTTGTTGGTTGGAAGAATTAAGGGTGTTGAAAGACCAGCATTAGCACCAATTATGCCAGGTAAAAATGGTAGTTTTATGATAGTTGATGCAGGAGCTAATGTTGATTCAAAGCCAAACTATTTAGTTCAATTTGCTCATATGGGAAGAATTTATTACCAAGAAGTAATAGGAACAAAAAATCCAACAATAGGTCTTGTTAATATAGGTGCAGAAGAAGAAAAGGGAAATGAGCTTACAAAAGCAGTTCATAAACTTTTAAAAGAAGAAAAAGATTTAAATTTCGTAGGAAATGTAGAGCCAAGAGAAACTTCAACAGGTGATGTAAATGTATTAGTTTGTGACGGTTTTGTTGGAAATACTTTACTTAAAATGTATGAAGGAGTTGCAAAAACTCTTTTAACAATGATAAAAGAAGAAATATTATCATCAGGTTTTATGAGTAAAATAGGTGCGGGATTACTAAAACCTGTATTTAAAAAACTTAAAATTAAATTTGATTATAAAGAATATGGTGGAGCACCTTTTTTAGGTGTTGATGGCATTTGTATAAAAGCTCATGGAAGCTCAGATGGAAAAGCTTTTAAAAACGCAATTAGGCAAACTAAAACTTTCTACGATAATGAAGTTCTAGAAAAGATTAAGGAAGAACTAAAAAATAATATGTAA
- the acpP gene encoding acyl carrier protein, with translation MFEKIREIIAEKLSISEDDITMEASFVEDLNADSLDLVELMMALEDELDMEIPDEEAENFKTVGDVVKYLKENVEE, from the coding sequence ATGTTTGAAAAGATAAGGGAAATAATAGCTGAGAAGTTAAGTATTAGCGAAGATGATATAACTATGGAAGCATCATTTGTTGAAGATTTAAACGCTGATTCATTAGACTTAGTAGAACTTATGATGGCTCTAGAAGATGAGTTAGACATGGAAATTCCAGATGAAGAAGCTGAAAACTTCAAAACTGTTGGAGACGTTGTTAAATATTTAAAAGAGAACGTTGAAGAATAA